The DNA region TGAGCTTCCATTCGCTGGAGGACCGCATCGTCAAGACCTTCCTCACCGAGCGCTCGCGCGCCTCGGCCGGCGGCTCGCGCCACCAGCCCGAGGCCGCCGTCGCGCCGGCCACGTTCGCGCGCATCGGCCGCAAGCCGGTCGAGGCGTCGGACGCCGAGGTCGCCACAAATCCGCGCGCCCGCTCGGCCAAGCTGCGCGCGGCGGTGCGGACCGCGGCTCCGGCCAGGCGCGAGGCTCCGGCGCCGGGCTGGGTGCCCGATCCGTTCGCCGCCACCGGCCGGAGGCGCTGACATGCTTCGCATCCTCAACACCATCGTCGTGCTGGCGCTGATCGCCGCCGCGGGCAGCGTCTATCAGGTCAAGTACGAATCGACGCTGCAGGCCGAAAAGATCGCCAAGCTGCGCAACGAGATCCGTCAGGAGAAGGAGGCGATCGCGCTGCTGCGGGCGGAATGGAGCCAGCTGACGCGGCCCGACCGCATTCAGGCGCTGGCCAGCCGCCACTTGGCGCTCAAGACCTTCGACCTCGACCAGCTCGACAGGCTCGACAAGCTGCCGGACCGGCCTGCGCCGCCGGGCGATCCGATCGGCGACATGCTGGACGACATGGAACCGCGCGACGCCATCGACGGCGCCGAGACGGGAGACGGGCTATGAGCGGGCCGCGCGCCGACATGCCGGCATCCGGCCGGTCGGGAGTGGCGGAGCCGAAGCCGGCGAGACGGCCTGGCGCCGATCCGCAAGCCGTCTCGCGCGGCCGGCTTCGGCTGGTGATCGCGCTGTTCGCGGTGATCTTCACGATCATCGCCGGCAAGACCGCCTTTCTCGCCGCCGACGCCGATGGCGGCGCCGGCCGCCGCGGCGCGACGAACGAGGCGCTGGCCTCGGTGCGGCCCGACATTCTCGACCGCAACGGCGAGATCCTCGCCACCGACGTCAAGACCCCTTCGCTGTTCGCCGAACCGAAGCGCATCATCGATGTCGACGAGGCGCTCGAACTGCTGTCGGCGGTGATGCCGGACCTCGATATGGCCGAGGTGCGCGAGCGGCTGTCGGCCAAGACCCGCGGCTTCGCCTGGCTCAAGCGCGAGATCACCCGCCAGCAGCAGGCGCAGATCCATCGCCTCGGCATTCCCGGCATCGGCTTCCTGCGCGAGAACAAGCGCGTCTATCCGATCGGGGCCACCGCGGGCCACGTGCTCGGCCACGTCAATATCGACAACCAGGGTATCGCCGGCATCGAGAAGTGGGTCGACTCGAGCGGCCTTGCCTTTTTGCATCAGGTCGGGCTCGCCACCGACCGCGCCCAGGTTCCGGTCGAGATGGCGCTCGATCTGCGCGTCCAGCACGCGATGCGCGACGAGCTGATGCAGGCGAGGACGAAGTTCAAGGCCAAGGCGGCCTCCGGCGCCATCCTCGACGTCAATACCGGCGAGGTGGTGGCGATGGTGTCGCTGCCCGACTACGACCCCAGCAAGCCAGCGACCTCGAAGGACGATGCCGCCATCAACCGGCTCACCACCGGCGTCTACGAGATGGGCTCGACCTTCAAGGCGCTGACGCTGGCGATGGCGCTCGATTCGGGCAAGGTCTCGCTGAACTCGACGTGGGACGCCCGCGCGCCGCTGCGCTACGGCCGCTTCGCCATCAACGATTTCCACCCCACCCACCGCATCCTGTCGACGCCGGAGGTGTTCATCCACTCCTCCAACATCGGCACCGCGCGCATGGCGCTCCTGATCGGCGTCGAGGGCCACAAGGCGTTCCTCAAGAAGATGGGCCAGCTCGACCGGCTGCGCACCGAGCTGCCCGAGAGCGCCGAGCCGCTGGTGCCCAAGCGCTGGGGCGAACTCAATACCGTCACCATCGCCTTCGGCCACGGCCTGTCGGTGG from Blastochloris tepida includes:
- the ftsL gene encoding cell division protein FtsL: MLRILNTIVVLALIAAAGSVYQVKYESTLQAEKIAKLRNEIRQEKEAIALLRAEWSQLTRPDRIQALASRHLALKTFDLDQLDRLDKLPDRPAPPGDPIGDMLDDMEPRDAIDGAETGDGL
- a CDS encoding peptidoglycan D,D-transpeptidase FtsI family protein codes for the protein MPASGRSGVAEPKPARRPGADPQAVSRGRLRLVIALFAVIFTIIAGKTAFLAADADGGAGRRGATNEALASVRPDILDRNGEILATDVKTPSLFAEPKRIIDVDEALELLSAVMPDLDMAEVRERLSAKTRGFAWLKREITRQQQAQIHRLGIPGIGFLRENKRVYPIGATAGHVLGHVNIDNQGIAGIEKWVDSSGLAFLHQVGLATDRAQVPVEMALDLRVQHAMRDELMQARTKFKAKAASGAILDVNTGEVVAMVSLPDYDPSKPATSKDDAAINRLTTGVYEMGSTFKALTLAMALDSGKVSLNSTWDARAPLRYGRFAINDFHPTHRILSTPEVFIHSSNIGTARMALLIGVEGHKAFLKKMGQLDRLRTELPESAEPLVPKRWGELNTVTIAFGHGLSVAPLQAAAAVCALVNGGVLIPPTFLKRTPEEARKLGTQVIKPETSDKMRYLMRLNAEKGSATKAEVKGYYVGGKTGTAEKVINGRYAKNKLLTAFMGILPADAPKYLVLVMLDEPQGLPETHGYATSGWNAAPTTGRIIARVAPMLGLEKRDELPPAEALLKGGPRIAAARSLVGSQ